One stretch of Romeriopsis navalis LEGE 11480 DNA includes these proteins:
- a CDS encoding inorganic phosphate transporter, whose protein sequence is MSWLIVASLIAFYLAWNLGANDVANSMGTSVGSKAITLKQAIVIVGIFELMGAGVFG, encoded by the coding sequence ATGAGTTGGTTGATTGTAGCGAGTCTCATCGCCTTCTATCTCGCCTGGAATTTGGGTGCGAATGATGTCGCGAATTCCATGGGGACATCGGTGGGTTCGAAGGCAATTACGCTGAAGCAGGCGATTGTCATTGTTGGCATTTTTGAACTTATGGGTGCTGGAGTATTTGG
- a CDS encoding YkvA family protein, translated as MDNFLVDVRRFVGKVPFTKDAVSLYFCLIDSKTPLFVKGTIAGALAYFIAPLDAIPDFIIGLGFTDDAGVIATTLATVARHVTDEHRRQAEDFFNT; from the coding sequence ATGGATAACTTCCTTGTCGATGTTCGCCGCTTTGTTGGTAAAGTTCCGTTTACCAAGGATGCTGTATCACTTTATTTTTGTTTGATCGACTCGAAGACGCCATTGTTTGTGAAGGGGACGATCGCCGGGGCGTTAGCTTATTTTATTGCGCCTTTGGATGCGATTCCGGATTTCATCATTGGGTTAGGTTTTACGGACGATGCCGGTGTGATTGCCACAACATTGGCGACGGTGGCACGGCATGTAACAGACGAGCATCGGCGTCAGGCAGAAGACTTCTTTAATACGTAA
- the hpsP gene encoding hormogonium polysaccharide biosynthesis glycosyltransferase HpsP, which yields MKILQIVPSVSLVYGGPSQMVLGLSHALAQAGADVTLITTDANGDIAGQAPLDVPLETPIEQDGYNIIYFRCSPFRRYKFSTKLLRWLAEHAKEYDVAHIHALFSPISSMAATVARQQGLPYVLRPLGTLDPADLKKKQQLKKLYAAALEKPNLAHAAAVHFTTQQEATVSERFGVKTNDWVFPLGVVLPAQAATSPREKLGIPHDRPVILFMSRIDPKKGFDLLIPALENLVEADQAFDFVLAGGNPQDPDYENQIKQQIQASKFAQQAHLVGFVSGSEKTAWLETADVFVLPSYYENFGIAVAEAMTVATPVVISDQVHIWDKVKQADAGWVCECNIDSLTQTLKASLKDAADRQQRGSNAQKYALTHYSWGAIAKRMIAAYGSIGVTA from the coding sequence ATGAAAATTTTGCAGATCGTCCCTTCCGTTTCTTTGGTGTATGGTGGCCCGAGCCAAATGGTACTTGGCCTATCCCATGCCCTAGCGCAAGCGGGCGCCGATGTAACTCTGATTACAACCGATGCGAATGGCGATATTGCGGGTCAAGCACCGCTCGATGTGCCCCTAGAAACACCGATCGAGCAGGATGGCTACAACATTATCTATTTCCGCTGTTCACCGTTCCGACGCTACAAATTTTCCACCAAACTGCTGCGGTGGCTTGCCGAACATGCCAAGGAATACGATGTGGCCCACATCCACGCGCTATTTTCCCCCATTAGCTCCATGGCCGCTACTGTTGCCCGGCAACAGGGATTACCCTACGTTTTGCGGCCCCTTGGCACCCTCGATCCGGCCGATTTGAAGAAAAAACAACAGCTCAAAAAACTCTATGCCGCAGCGCTAGAAAAGCCCAATTTAGCCCATGCCGCCGCAGTCCATTTCACAACCCAACAGGAAGCCACGGTTTCTGAACGCTTTGGGGTCAAAACAAATGACTGGGTCTTCCCCTTGGGCGTGGTTTTACCGGCACAAGCGGCAACATCACCGCGCGAAAAATTGGGCATTCCGCACGATCGTCCAGTGATTCTGTTCATGTCGCGCATTGACCCGAAAAAAGGTTTCGACCTGCTCATTCCCGCGTTGGAGAATTTGGTCGAAGCCGATCAAGCATTTGACTTTGTCCTCGCCGGCGGCAATCCCCAAGACCCTGACTACGAAAACCAAATCAAACAGCAGATTCAGGCGTCGAAATTCGCGCAGCAAGCCCATCTTGTGGGCTTCGTTTCGGGCAGTGAGAAAACCGCTTGGCTCGAAACGGCGGATGTCTTCGTCTTACCGTCCTACTACGAAAACTTTGGCATTGCGGTTGCCGAAGCAATGACTGTTGCTACACCCGTTGTCATTTCCGACCAAGTCCATATCTGGGATAAAGTTAAACAGGCGGATGCTGGCTGGGTCTGCGAATGCAATATTGATTCGTTAACGCAGACACTCAAAGCATCACTCAAAGATGCCGCCGATCGTCAACAACGGGGCAGCAATGCCCAAAAATATGCCCTCACACATTACAGCTGGGGCGCAATTGCTAAACGCATGATCGCCGCCTACGGATCAATTGGCGTCACAGCATGA